The Falco naumanni isolate bFalNau1 chromosome 1, bFalNau1.pat, whole genome shotgun sequence genome window below encodes:
- the RASGEF1B gene encoding ras-GEF domain-containing family member 1B isoform X1 yields the protein MGALMEPVCSWLNREERMPQTPPFAAMFDSSGYNRNLYQSKEDNCGGLCYHDNNLLSGSLEALIQHLVPNVDYYPDRTYIFTFLLSSRLFMHPYELMAKVCHLCIEQQRLSEPGLDKNRIRKIAPKILQLLTEWTETFPYDFRDERMMRNLKELAQRIASGDEMYRKNIQQLLQNLIRKLATVSQYEEVLAKINATTTDRLTVLKTKPQSIQRDIITVCNDPYVLAQQLTHIELERLNYIGPEEFVQAFVQKDRLDNDKSCYGNRKKTRNLEAYVEWFNRLSYLVATEICMPVKKKHRARVIEYFTDVARECFNIGNFNSLMAIISGMNMSPVSRLKKTWAKVKTAKFDILEHQMDPSSNFYNYRTALRGAAQRSLTAHSNREKIVIPFFSLLIKDIYFLNEGCANRLPNGHVNFEKFWELAKQVSEFMTWKQVECPFERDRKILQYLLTVPVFSDDALYLASYESESPENHVEKDRWKTLRSALLGRV from the exons GAAAGGATGCCACAGACACCTCCCTTTGCAGCTATGTTTGACAGCAGTGGCTACAACAGGAATCTGTATCAGTCAAAAGAGGACAACTGTGGAGGGCTCTGTTACCACGACAACAACCTCCTGTCAGGGTCTCTGGAAGCTCTGATCCAGCACTTGGTACCCAACGTAGATTACTATCCTGAT AGGACATACATCTTCACCTTCCTTCTCAGTTCACGCCTGTTCATGCATCCGTATGAACTCATGGCCAAGGTCTGCCATCTGTGCATTGAGCAGCAGAGACTAAGTGAGCCTGGCCTGGACAAG AACCGCATACGAAAAATTGCACCCAAAATCCTACAGTTGTTGACTGAATGGACAGAGACATTTCCTTATGATTTCCGAGATGAAAGAATGATGAGGAATTTAAAGGAGTTGGCACAAAGAATAGCTAGTGGTGATGAG ATGTATCGGAAGAACATacagcagctcctccagaacCTGATTCGGAAGCTCGCCACTGTTAGCCAGTATGAGGAAGTACTTGCAAAAATTAATGCCACAACTACAGATCGCCTCACGGTTCTGAAGACCAAGCCCCAGTCCATCCAGAGGGACATCATCACAGTCTGCAATGATCCCTATGTGTTAGCTCAGCAGCTGACACACATAGAGCTT GAGAGACTCAACTATATTGGACCAGAAGAATTTGTCCAGGCATTTGTGCAAAAGGATCGTTTGGATAATGACAAG agctgctacGGAAATCGAAAGAAGACCCGGAATCTGGAAGCCTATGTGGAATGGTTTAACAGGCTCAGTTACTTGGTTGCAACAGAAATCTGTATG CCTGTGAAGAAGAAGCACAGAGCAAGGGTGATAGAATATTTCACTGATGTGGCACGGGAATGTTTTAACATTGGCAACTTTAACTCCTTAATGGCTATCATTT CGGGCATGAACATGAGTCCTGTGTCTCGGTTAAAGAAAACTTGGGCAAAAGTGAAGACAGCCAAATTTGATATTCTTGAG CATCAGATGGACCCTTCTAGCAATTTTTATAATTACCGAACTGCTCTGCGTGGAGCCGCTCAAAGGTCCTTGACAGCTCATAGCAACAGAGAGAAG ATCGTAATACCTTTCTTCAGCCTCTTGATCAAAGATATTTACTTCCTCAATGAAGGTTGTGCCAATCGTCTTCCAAATGGTCATGTCAATTTTGAA AAATTTTGGGAATTGGCGAAACAAGTCAGTGAATTTATGACGTGGAAGCAAGTGGAGTGTCCTTTTGAAAGGGATCGGAAGATTCTGCAGTACTTGCTCACTGTCCCAGTCTTCAGTGATGATG CACTTTACTTGGCTTCCTATGAGAGCGAAAGTCCTGAGAATCACGTTGAAAAGGACAGATGGAAGACACTAAG GTCAGCACTTCTGGGCAGAGTCTAG
- the RASGEF1B gene encoding ras-GEF domain-containing family member 1B isoform X2, protein MPQTPPFAAMFDSSGYNRNLYQSKEDNCGGLCYHDNNLLSGSLEALIQHLVPNVDYYPDRTYIFTFLLSSRLFMHPYELMAKVCHLCIEQQRLSEPGLDKNRIRKIAPKILQLLTEWTETFPYDFRDERMMRNLKELAQRIASGDEMYRKNIQQLLQNLIRKLATVSQYEEVLAKINATTTDRLTVLKTKPQSIQRDIITVCNDPYVLAQQLTHIELERLNYIGPEEFVQAFVQKDRLDNDKSCYGNRKKTRNLEAYVEWFNRLSYLVATEICMPVKKKHRARVIEYFTDVARECFNIGNFNSLMAIISGMNMSPVSRLKKTWAKVKTAKFDILEHQMDPSSNFYNYRTALRGAAQRSLTAHSNREKIVIPFFSLLIKDIYFLNEGCANRLPNGHVNFEKFWELAKQVSEFMTWKQVECPFERDRKILQYLLTVPVFSDDALYLASYESESPENHVEKDRWKTLRSALLGRV, encoded by the exons ATGCCACAGACACCTCCCTTTGCAGCTATGTTTGACAGCAGTGGCTACAACAGGAATCTGTATCAGTCAAAAGAGGACAACTGTGGAGGGCTCTGTTACCACGACAACAACCTCCTGTCAGGGTCTCTGGAAGCTCTGATCCAGCACTTGGTACCCAACGTAGATTACTATCCTGAT AGGACATACATCTTCACCTTCCTTCTCAGTTCACGCCTGTTCATGCATCCGTATGAACTCATGGCCAAGGTCTGCCATCTGTGCATTGAGCAGCAGAGACTAAGTGAGCCTGGCCTGGACAAG AACCGCATACGAAAAATTGCACCCAAAATCCTACAGTTGTTGACTGAATGGACAGAGACATTTCCTTATGATTTCCGAGATGAAAGAATGATGAGGAATTTAAAGGAGTTGGCACAAAGAATAGCTAGTGGTGATGAG ATGTATCGGAAGAACATacagcagctcctccagaacCTGATTCGGAAGCTCGCCACTGTTAGCCAGTATGAGGAAGTACTTGCAAAAATTAATGCCACAACTACAGATCGCCTCACGGTTCTGAAGACCAAGCCCCAGTCCATCCAGAGGGACATCATCACAGTCTGCAATGATCCCTATGTGTTAGCTCAGCAGCTGACACACATAGAGCTT GAGAGACTCAACTATATTGGACCAGAAGAATTTGTCCAGGCATTTGTGCAAAAGGATCGTTTGGATAATGACAAG agctgctacGGAAATCGAAAGAAGACCCGGAATCTGGAAGCCTATGTGGAATGGTTTAACAGGCTCAGTTACTTGGTTGCAACAGAAATCTGTATG CCTGTGAAGAAGAAGCACAGAGCAAGGGTGATAGAATATTTCACTGATGTGGCACGGGAATGTTTTAACATTGGCAACTTTAACTCCTTAATGGCTATCATTT CGGGCATGAACATGAGTCCTGTGTCTCGGTTAAAGAAAACTTGGGCAAAAGTGAAGACAGCCAAATTTGATATTCTTGAG CATCAGATGGACCCTTCTAGCAATTTTTATAATTACCGAACTGCTCTGCGTGGAGCCGCTCAAAGGTCCTTGACAGCTCATAGCAACAGAGAGAAG ATCGTAATACCTTTCTTCAGCCTCTTGATCAAAGATATTTACTTCCTCAATGAAGGTTGTGCCAATCGTCTTCCAAATGGTCATGTCAATTTTGAA AAATTTTGGGAATTGGCGAAACAAGTCAGTGAATTTATGACGTGGAAGCAAGTGGAGTGTCCTTTTGAAAGGGATCGGAAGATTCTGCAGTACTTGCTCACTGTCCCAGTCTTCAGTGATGATG CACTTTACTTGGCTTCCTATGAGAGCGAAAGTCCTGAGAATCACGTTGAAAAGGACAGATGGAAGACACTAAG GTCAGCACTTCTGGGCAGAGTCTAG